In the Clostridium sporogenes genome, one interval contains:
- a CDS encoding glycosyltransferase: MKDFIFDLTLIFQIFVFIITLYYLILSLFGIYKKKDNNAEKCSPKKNFALVVAAHNEEMVIGKIIESLESLDYPKNLYDIFIIADNCTDNTAKIAKTYDGIYVCERNVPDKRGKGYALEWMFSKLFKMDKNYDAIAIFDADNLVSKNFLKEMNYKMLKGYKVVQGYIDSKNPNDSWITGSYSIAFWTTNRLFQLARANLGLSNQIGGTGFCMDSETLKELGWGATCLTEDLEFTCKLVLNGHKVGWAHNARVYDEKPLTLKQSWNQRKRWMQGFADVSSRFFTKLIKKAFKERSFIALDCALYTVQPFVTILLALSALLTLIQNNCSKGANIFVISYLFSPWIWKTFSIVQFLFTPLIMLLEKKLSKGMFLTFSAYSLNVFLFTLILGSKPKLYEVAILSIIYLGIFILLLYIVDRKKSLKMFIWYLLYGIYTLTWIPITIQGILNKNDKEWSHTKHIREISIQEMD; the protein is encoded by the coding sequence ATGAAGGATTTTATTTTTGATTTAACTTTAATTTTTCAAATTTTTGTATTTATTATAACATTATATTACCTTATATTATCTTTATTCGGTATATATAAAAAAAAGGACAACAATGCTGAAAAATGCAGTCCAAAAAAGAACTTTGCTCTAGTCGTAGCAGCTCATAATGAAGAAATGGTTATAGGAAAAATAATAGAGAGCTTGGAATCACTAGACTATCCTAAAAATCTGTATGATATTTTTATAATAGCGGACAATTGTACTGATAATACTGCTAAAATTGCCAAAACTTATGATGGAATATATGTTTGTGAAAGAAATGTACCTGATAAACGTGGAAAGGGTTATGCTTTAGAATGGATGTTTTCTAAATTATTTAAAATGGACAAAAACTATGATGCTATAGCAATATTTGATGCAGATAATTTAGTTTCTAAAAACTTTTTAAAAGAAATGAATTACAAGATGCTTAAGGGATACAAAGTAGTTCAAGGATACATAGATAGCAAAAATCCTAATGATTCTTGGATAACTGGTTCTTATTCTATAGCTTTTTGGACAACAAATAGATTATTTCAGCTAGCAAGAGCTAATTTGGGACTATCAAATCAAATAGGTGGCACTGGCTTTTGTATGGATTCAGAAACTCTAAAAGAATTAGGTTGGGGTGCTACTTGTTTAACAGAGGACTTAGAATTTACATGTAAATTAGTTTTAAATGGTCATAAAGTAGGTTGGGCTCATAATGCTAGAGTTTATGATGAAAAACCTCTTACTTTAAAGCAATCTTGGAACCAAAGAAAAAGATGGATGCAAGGATTTGCAGATGTATCTTCAAGATTTTTTACAAAACTTATAAAAAAGGCTTTTAAAGAAAGAAGTTTTATTGCTTTAGATTGTGCTTTATATACAGTACAACCTTTTGTTACTATTTTGCTTGCATTATCAGCTCTCCTTACATTAATACAAAATAATTGTTCTAAAGGAGCTAATATATTTGTAATAAGTTATTTATTTTCGCCTTGGATATGGAAAACTTTTAGTATAGTACAATTTTTATTTACTCCTCTTATTATGCTTTTAGAAAAGAAACTTTCTAAAGGAATGTTTTTGACATTTTCAGCTTATTCTTTAAATGTATTTTTATTTACATTAATTTTAGGAAGTAAGCCAAAGTTATATGAAGTAGCTATTTTATCAATAATATATTTAGGAATCTTTATACTACTTTTATATATAGTAGACAGAAAAAAATCATTAAAAATGTTTATATGGTATTTATTATATGGTATTTATACATTAACTTGGATACCAATAACCATACAAGGAATTCTAAATAAAAATGATAAAGAATGGAGCCACACAAAACATATAAGAGAAATAAGTATACAAGAGATGGATTAA
- a CDS encoding carbon-nitrogen hydrolase family protein: MNKLKIALCQMQVEKEKKKNIEKAIEMLTKAKEENCNIAVLPEMFNCPYENKYFKPYGEIINEENAGETVKAIKKIAKNLNLYIIAGSIPEIEEDKVYNTSMIVDNEGTLIAKHRKIHLFDIDVKGGVTFKESDTLTPGNKITLFDTPWGKLGVMICYDIRFPELSRIMAIKGAKIILTPAAFNMTTGPAHWDTLFKSRALDNQVYMVGVAPARNENSNYVSYGNSLITSPWGNIIAKLGAKEDILFTEIDLDYENKIREELPLLKHRRKDIYSLTEI, translated from the coding sequence ATGAATAAGCTAAAAATAGCTTTATGCCAAATGCAAGTTGAAAAAGAAAAGAAAAAAAATATAGAAAAAGCTATAGAAATGTTAACAAAAGCTAAAGAAGAAAATTGTAATATAGCCGTTCTACCAGAAATGTTTAACTGTCCTTACGAAAATAAATATTTTAAACCTTATGGCGAAATAATAAATGAAGAAAATGCTGGAGAAACTGTAAAGGCTATTAAAAAAATTGCAAAAAATTTAAACCTTTATATTATAGCAGGTTCTATTCCTGAAATAGAAGAAGATAAAGTTTATAATACATCTATGATAGTAGATAATGAAGGTACACTAATAGCTAAACATAGAAAAATTCACTTGTTTGATATAGATGTAAAAGGAGGAGTAACCTTTAAAGAATCTGATACATTAACTCCTGGAAACAAAATAACACTCTTTGATACTCCTTGGGGAAAGCTAGGAGTTATGATATGCTATGATATAAGATTCCCCGAACTTTCTAGAATAATGGCAATTAAGGGAGCTAAAATTATATTAACCCCAGCAGCTTTTAATATGACTACAGGCCCTGCTCATTGGGATACTTTGTTTAAAAGCAGAGCATTAGATAATCAAGTCTATATGGTAGGTGTAGCACCTGCTAGGAATGAAAATAGTAATTATGTATCTTATGGTAATTCATTAATAACTAGTCCTTGGGGAAATATAATAGCTAAATTAGGTGCAAAAGAAGATATACTTTTCACAGAAATAGATTTAGATTATGAAAATAAAATAAGAGAAGAACTGCCACTTTTAAAACATAGAAGAAAAGACATATATAGTTTAACGGAAATTTAA
- a CDS encoding cytochrome c biogenesis CcdA family protein, which translates to MNEIITKGIKLMGDNIFLALLISFLGGIISSFSPCVLSSIPLIIGYVNKYGKNDKKTAFKYSLFFSLGIIITFTTLGIISSLVGKFFTSGGKLWYLLLGAIMLFVGLQIIGVIEPRNKACKVPKKGKGILGAFFLGILGGVLSSPCSTPVLIAILAFVGSKGNILLGFLMLLLYSVGHCFVIILSGTSLGFVESLSQSSKASKINNLLKIILGIIILAIGLYLIYLGI; encoded by the coding sequence ATGAATGAAATTATAACAAAGGGTATAAAATTAATGGGTGACAATATTTTTTTAGCCTTGCTAATATCCTTTTTAGGTGGAATAATTTCTTCCTTTAGTCCTTGTGTACTTTCCTCAATTCCTTTAATAATAGGTTATGTAAATAAATATGGTAAAAATGATAAAAAAACTGCTTTTAAATATTCTTTATTCTTTTCTTTAGGTATAATAATTACATTTACTACTTTAGGTATAATTTCTTCTTTGGTAGGAAAATTCTTTACTTCTGGTGGTAAATTGTGGTACTTGCTATTAGGTGCTATTATGCTTTTTGTTGGTTTACAGATTATAGGTGTAATAGAACCTAGGAATAAGGCATGTAAAGTACCTAAAAAGGGAAAGGGTATACTTGGAGCTTTCTTTTTAGGTATATTAGGTGGAGTTTTATCCTCACCTTGTTCTACACCTGTATTAATAGCTATATTGGCTTTCGTAGGAAGTAAAGGTAATATATTATTAGGATTCTTAATGTTACTTTTATACTCTGTAGGCCATTGTTTTGTAATAATTTTATCAGGAACTTCATTAGGTTTTGTTGAATCTTTAAGCCAATCTTCTAAAGCAAGCAAAATAAATAATTTATTAAAAATAATATTAGGTATAATTATATTAGCTATAGGACTCTATCTAATATATTTAGGCATATAA
- a CDS encoding thioredoxin family protein: protein MKKSIKLFIIFILIVIIAIMAWFKAVKPKEGYSNTKGNLIKEENTNYEVNIGKMPVLLELSSPTCGPCRKMTPIIKEIKEEYKNKVDTHIVDLTKNPQFGDKYKVSVVPTQVFLDKDGKVFLRHEGMLTKDEIIDIINKMGIR, encoded by the coding sequence ATGAAAAAAAGTATTAAATTATTTATAATATTTATTTTAATTGTTATTATCGCCATTATGGCTTGGTTTAAAGCTGTTAAACCAAAGGAAGGGTATTCTAATACAAAAGGAAATTTAATAAAAGAAGAAAATACTAATTATGAAGTTAATATAGGCAAAATGCCTGTATTATTAGAATTAAGTTCTCCAACTTGTGGACCTTGTAGGAAAATGACACCTATTATAAAAGAAATAAAGGAAGAGTATAAAAATAAAGTGGATACCCATATAGTAGATTTAACAAAAAACCCCCAGTTTGGAGACAAATATAAAGTTTCAGTGGTTCCAACACAAGTATTTTTAGATAAAGATGGAAAAGTATTTCTTAGACATGAAGGAATGCTTACAAAAGATGAAATTATAGATATAATAAATAAAATGGGTATAAGATAG
- a CDS encoding ribbon-helix-helix domain-containing protein produces MNKNFNKIPKSVLDQVDGLICDSGMSKEEFIRNLIITYGINSEAHNYAEHLKGYDTYCDSFIG; encoded by the coding sequence ATGAACAAAAACTTTAATAAAATTCCTAAAAGTGTATTGGATCAAGTTGATGGCTTAATATGTGATTCAGGAATGTCAAAAGAGGAATTTATAAGAAATTTAATTATAACTTATGGCATAAATTCTGAAGCTCATAACTATGCTGAACATTTAAAAGGTTATGATACCTATTGTGATAGCTTTATAGGCTAA
- a CDS encoding L-serine ammonia-lyase, iron-sulfur-dependent, subunit alpha, giving the protein MDENIIINIFKKEMILGFGVTEPASIALSTAKAYEIIGGKIKNIKILTDAGLFKNAFSCTIPGTKEVGNEMAALLGAISGDSSLGLQCLKKIKKEDIKEAKSMLDKIDVEIKSEAENLYVEAIVNTNNGVGRTIIRYKHDNIILVEKNNKVLYQKEYTPNKNITFSEENIDSKKITEMKLEEILQFVNTVNYKKIDFLLESVKMNKKLSEKGLEEGLGIGLGKLILEGCDKNNYELYAEALTCGAIDARVSGAAIPAMTVTGSGNHGIITTLPLLAIKEKKNLNNETLARSIALSYIINIYIKEFSGKLSAFCGCAIAAGTGVSAGICYLLGGESKEIENTIKNMASNITGIICTGGNSACSLKANTGVKAAFLSAKMALNNIVIPNKCGIVGDSIETTMKNIGRIAYPGMIKTDKEILNIMIECSK; this is encoded by the coding sequence ATGGATGAAAATATTATAATAAATATATTTAAAAAAGAAATGATTCTAGGATTCGGTGTTACAGAACCAGCCTCTATAGCTTTATCCACTGCTAAAGCCTATGAAATAATTGGTGGGAAAATAAAAAATATAAAAATCCTAACAGATGCTGGATTATTTAAAAATGCTTTTTCTTGCACAATTCCAGGCACAAAAGAAGTTGGAAATGAAATGGCCGCTTTACTGGGAGCTATTAGTGGTGATTCTTCCTTAGGTTTACAATGTTTAAAAAAAATAAAAAAAGAAGATATAAAAGAAGCTAAATCCATGTTAGATAAAATTGATGTAGAAATAAAATCAGAAGCAGAAAATCTTTATGTAGAAGCTATAGTAAACACAAATAATGGAGTAGGAAGAACTATAATAAGATATAAGCATGATAATATAATTTTAGTAGAAAAAAATAATAAGGTTTTATACCAAAAAGAATATACACCCAACAAAAATATTACTTTTTCAGAAGAAAATATAGATTCTAAAAAAATAACTGAAATGAAATTAGAAGAAATATTACAATTTGTAAATACTGTTAATTATAAAAAAATAGATTTTTTATTAGAGTCAGTTAAAATGAACAAAAAACTATCTGAAAAAGGCTTAGAAGAAGGTCTAGGCATAGGATTGGGCAAATTAATTTTAGAAGGTTGCGATAAAAATAATTATGAATTATATGCTGAAGCACTTACTTGTGGCGCTATAGATGCTAGGGTATCTGGTGCAGCTATACCTGCAATGACAGTAACAGGAAGCGGTAATCATGGCATAATAACTACACTACCTTTACTAGCCATAAAAGAAAAGAAAAATTTAAATAATGAAACATTGGCAAGATCCATAGCTTTAAGCTATATAATAAATATATATATAAAAGAATTTTCCGGGAAGTTGTCTGCTTTCTGCGGATGTGCTATAGCTGCAGGCACAGGAGTAAGTGCAGGAATTTGTTATTTATTAGGCGGTGAATCAAAAGAAATCGAAAATACTATAAAAAATATGGCATCTAATATTACAGGGATAATTTGCACTGGAGGAAATTCAGCATGTTCACTGAAAGCAAACACTGGAGTGAAAGCAGCTTTTTTAAGTGCTAAAATGGCGCTTAACAATATAGTGATACCAAATAAATGTGGTATTGTTGGTGATTCCATAGAAACTACAATGAAAAATATAGGTAGAATAGCTTACCCTGGAATGATAAAAACAGATAAAGAAATATTAAATATAATGATAGAATGTTCAAAATAA
- a CDS encoding methyl-accepting chemotaxis protein, with protein MFTKENLKKLSFKKKILVTSLLIFLISMALLTGLTFKMVSSKFQNQVKEDGLNLANQVSSQVVSSQRATKEIDKILADKVLSISKLVIENKNISNEYLTSIAVKCNIQEINVTDKNGKILYSNMPENINYVFPVDYSGQDILKGKKDQVIEEIRQNNVNHNYYKYCALAMPNGGLIQTGINANEIHNINKSVDPQVLLEKLAKDSNIKFALIMDNKFKVTYHSDKKRVGKILNDTGSKSVMNTGKNHSSIYDYKGEKVYDVIMPLKDENGKILGAMDIGISLTTQQAALRNILITSIVISLITFALSGLIILYILKISLKPLDNLSSIAKKVSQGDLTEKVEINNEDEIGQLSKIFNTMIDSLREITQNINNFSMQLAGASQEILSSAEQTSAVSQEIASATEEIASGAENQVKSSNESSLLMNDIMGNMYTLKSEFDEIISFSNNTNTLASKGQENMSNMVNQMSTIKSSVLNSSDIIYDLQKNSEEIGNIVEIINSIADQTNLLALNASIEAARAGEAGKGFAVVADEVRKLAEESINSANNIKSLILNTQDKTKAALNSIKDGASQSEKGESIVAEVKESLEEILSSFSNVNHKFGSIDSMIAASNDGITNMASKLYDIETISNTSSANTEEVAASTEEQSATIEEITESIEKLVSLVENLKESVSIFKL; from the coding sequence ATGTTTACTAAAGAAAATTTAAAAAAGCTCAGTTTTAAAAAGAAAATTTTAGTAACTTCTTTATTGATTTTTTTGATTTCAATGGCTTTGTTAACAGGGCTTACCTTTAAAATGGTAAGTAGTAAATTCCAAAATCAAGTTAAAGAAGATGGGTTAAACCTAGCAAATCAAGTAAGTTCCCAAGTTGTCTCATCTCAAAGGGCTACAAAGGAAATAGATAAAATTTTAGCAGACAAAGTTTTATCTATTTCAAAATTGGTCATAGAAAACAAAAATATTTCTAATGAATATTTGACCAGTATTGCAGTAAAGTGTAATATACAAGAAATAAATGTAACAGACAAAAATGGGAAAATACTATATTCTAATATGCCAGAAAATATAAACTATGTATTTCCAGTGGATTATTCTGGACAAGACATATTAAAGGGTAAAAAAGATCAAGTTATTGAAGAAATAAGACAAAATAATGTGAATCATAATTATTATAAGTATTGTGCATTAGCTATGCCTAATGGTGGTTTAATACAAACAGGCATTAATGCAAATGAAATCCATAATATTAATAAGTCTGTAGATCCACAAGTTCTTTTAGAAAAATTAGCCAAAGATAGTAACATAAAATTTGCTTTAATTATGGATAATAAATTTAAAGTTACTTACCATAGTGATAAAAAAAGAGTTGGAAAAATTCTAAATGATACTGGAAGTAAAAGTGTAATGAATACAGGTAAAAATCATTCTTCTATATATGATTATAAAGGTGAAAAAGTTTATGACGTTATCATGCCATTAAAAGATGAAAATGGTAAAATATTAGGCGCTATGGATATAGGAATATCTTTAACTACCCAACAAGCTGCCCTTAGGAATATATTGATAACTTCTATAGTGATAAGTTTAATAACTTTTGCTTTATCTGGATTAATAATACTTTATATACTAAAGATATCTTTAAAACCATTGGATAATTTGTCTAGTATAGCTAAAAAAGTATCACAGGGTGACTTAACAGAAAAGGTTGAAATTAACAATGAAGATGAAATTGGACAGCTAAGCAAAATATTTAACACAATGATAGACAGTTTAAGAGAAATTACACAAAATATAAATAACTTTTCAATGCAGTTAGCTGGAGCTTCACAGGAGATTTTATCTTCTGCAGAGCAAACTTCAGCAGTATCACAAGAGATTGCTAGTGCTACGGAAGAAATTGCTTCTGGAGCAGAAAATCAAGTAAAATCAAGTAATGAATCATCCTTATTAATGAACGATATTATGGGAAATATGTATACTCTAAAGAGTGAATTTGATGAAATAATATCTTTTTCTAATAATACAAATACATTAGCTTCAAAAGGACAAGAAAATATGTCTAATATGGTTAATCAAATGTCTACAATTAAGAGCAGTGTATTAAATTCTTCTGATATAATATATGATTTACAAAAGAATTCAGAAGAAATAGGAAATATTGTAGAAATAATAAATAGTATAGCAGATCAAACTAACTTGTTGGCGTTAAATGCTTCTATTGAAGCTGCTAGAGCAGGCGAAGCTGGAAAAGGTTTTGCAGTAGTAGCAGATGAAGTTAGAAAGTTAGCAGAAGAATCTATAAATTCTGCTAATAACATTAAGAGTTTAATACTAAATACTCAAGATAAAACTAAAGCAGCTTTAAATTCTATAAAAGATGGTGCTTCACAATCTGAAAAAGGTGAAAGTATAGTTGCTGAAGTAAAAGAATCTTTAGAAGAAATTTTAAGCTCATTTTCTAATGTTAATCATAAATTTGGAAGTATAGATTCCATGATTGCAGCTTCTAATGATGGCATTACTAATATGGCATCAAAATTGTATGATATAGAAACTATATCTAATACTTCTTCTGCTAATACAGAAGAAGTAGCTGCTTCTACAGAAGAACAAAGTGCTACTATAGAAGAAATTACTGAATCTATAGAGAAATTAGTTAGTTTGGTAGAAAATTTAAAAGAAAGTGTATCTATATTTAAACTTTAA
- the larA gene encoding nickel-dependent lactate racemase has protein sequence MQQLELKYGKDSIKFSLPEENILGVIDRNKWNLDKTEEEIIKDSIENPICSAPLKELVHEGEKICIVIPDITRAWQRSSVYLPYIVEEIKKGGVKDEDIIFLSSTGTHRKQTEEEHKILIGEKLYKNYKIIDHVSTKKEDLVYVGKTSYNTPIMINKLALECDHVILTGAIIYHFLVGYSGGKKAILPGISSFETVMANHALSLSGNLGDGENPNVRAGNIYENPIHNDMLEAASFIRPTFLFNVIIGPDGNIGAAVSGNYIKAHDKGREYVDKIDGVDIKEKADLVISTAGGFPKDINFYQSSKTIVNSREACKEDGTIIILSECSEGLGGDEGVKMMLADFTNALDREKELRDNYSISKHTSYIACDTAEKFNLILVSNINPDIMKNTKIKVVKTLEEALDIVKKEKGDHLKTYVLPHGANTLPKLV, from the coding sequence ATGCAACAATTGGAATTAAAATATGGGAAGGATTCTATAAAATTTTCATTACCAGAAGAAAATATATTAGGGGTAATAGATCGCAATAAGTGGAATTTAGATAAAACAGAAGAAGAAATAATAAAAGACTCTATAGAAAATCCTATATGCAGTGCCCCTTTAAAGGAACTTGTTCATGAAGGTGAAAAAATTTGTATTGTTATACCAGATATAACTAGAGCTTGGCAAAGATCAAGTGTATACTTGCCTTATATAGTAGAAGAAATAAAAAAAGGTGGAGTAAAGGATGAGGATATAATTTTCTTAAGTTCTACAGGTACCCATAGAAAACAAACAGAAGAAGAACACAAAATACTTATAGGAGAAAAACTATATAAAAATTATAAAATAATTGACCATGTTAGTACTAAAAAAGAGGATTTAGTTTATGTTGGTAAGACCTCTTACAACACTCCTATAATGATTAATAAACTTGCATTAGAATGTGATCATGTAATCCTTACTGGTGCAATAATATACCATTTCTTAGTAGGTTATTCTGGCGGTAAAAAGGCTATATTACCAGGTATAAGTAGCTTTGAAACAGTAATGGCTAATCATGCTTTATCCTTATCTGGAAATCTTGGTGATGGTGAAAATCCTAATGTACGTGCAGGTAATATATATGAAAATCCAATTCATAATGATATGTTAGAAGCTGCAAGCTTTATAAGACCTACATTTTTATTTAATGTAATAATAGGCCCAGATGGTAATATAGGCGCTGCAGTATCTGGAAATTATATAAAAGCCCACGATAAAGGCAGAGAATATGTAGACAAAATAGATGGAGTAGATATAAAAGAAAAAGCAGATTTGGTTATATCTACAGCTGGAGGATTTCCTAAAGACATAAATTTCTATCAATCTTCTAAAACTATAGTTAATTCAAGAGAAGCCTGCAAAGAAGATGGTACAATTATAATACTATCAGAATGCAGTGAAGGACTAGGTGGAGATGAAGGCGTTAAAATGATGCTTGCAGACTTTACTAATGCCTTAGATAGGGAAAAAGAACTTAGAGATAATTATAGTATATCAAAACATACAAGCTATATAGCCTGTGATACAGCCGAAAAATTTAATTTAATATTAGTAAGTAATATAAACCCTGATATTATGAAAAATACAAAAATCAAAGTTGTAAAAACTTTAGAAGAAGCTTTAGATATAGTAAAAAAAGAAAAGGGAGATCATCTAAAAACTTATGTATTACCTCATGGAGCTAATACACTACCTAAATTAGTATAA